A window of Bacillus sp. E(2018) contains these coding sequences:
- a CDS encoding gluconokinase: MILRNYAIGIDIGTTSTKVVLFDEKGAAVAHHSKNYPLLSEEPGAAEQKPDEIYEAVNESLRETVRKSGDLAERISFVSFSTAMHSLIAVDSDGTPLTNSITWADIRSEPYVTAFQSDFGKSAVELYKRTGVPQHPMTPLFKLQWLKNERPDIFEKTAKFVGIKDYILFRWFGEWQTDHASAAATGLWNMHTKTWDEEALKLADVTPEKLPTLQPTTYYWEQLSDVLTKKSGLDFSVKVVIGATDGPLSNLGVGAISPGDVAVTIGTSGAIRTTSATPVLDTEGRTFCYPLTENHWVSGGPVNNGGIAFQWIHDTLQKEDDRAAYEKLSKDAEQIQPGAEGLIFLPYLTGERAPLWDAQAKASFIGLTLRHNHNHMVRAVLEGTILNLFSVYSLIKSQVGDREVKIFATGGFTNSTLWKQILADIFQTKVSIPEHTESSCLGAVLLGRFAIGETKTLEEAPVETKQYEEITPNPDHENIYEELFQLYQSLSDTMQTQYKALHEFQNKHKKESGK; the protein is encoded by the coding sequence ATGATCTTGAGAAATTATGCAATCGGAATAGATATCGGTACAACGAGTACGAAAGTTGTTCTTTTTGACGAAAAAGGAGCGGCTGTTGCACATCATTCAAAAAATTACCCGTTGCTGTCGGAAGAGCCGGGGGCTGCCGAACAAAAGCCAGATGAAATTTATGAAGCAGTGAATGAATCGCTAAGAGAAACGGTGCGAAAAAGTGGAGATTTAGCGGAAAGAATCAGCTTCGTTTCTTTTAGCACAGCGATGCATTCATTAATTGCAGTGGATTCTGATGGGACACCCCTTACGAATAGCATCACGTGGGCGGATATTCGAAGTGAACCGTATGTGACAGCATTCCAATCAGATTTCGGTAAATCTGCGGTTGAACTATATAAACGGACCGGTGTCCCGCAGCATCCGATGACACCTCTTTTTAAATTGCAATGGTTAAAAAATGAACGTCCTGATATTTTTGAAAAAACAGCCAAATTTGTTGGGATTAAAGATTACATACTGTTCCGATGGTTCGGTGAGTGGCAGACAGATCATGCATCAGCGGCGGCAACAGGACTTTGGAACATGCACACAAAAACGTGGGATGAAGAAGCACTGAAACTTGCCGATGTCACACCTGAAAAACTGCCGACACTGCAACCAACCACTTATTATTGGGAGCAATTATCTGACGTTCTCACGAAGAAATCTGGTCTAGATTTCTCTGTAAAAGTGGTGATTGGTGCAACGGACGGCCCATTGTCTAACCTTGGTGTCGGCGCGATCTCGCCTGGAGATGTGGCGGTTACAATCGGAACGAGCGGTGCGATTCGAACCACTTCAGCGACACCGGTACTTGATACAGAGGGCCGCACGTTCTGTTACCCCCTAACCGAGAATCATTGGGTGTCAGGTGGCCCAGTTAACAATGGAGGTATCGCGTTTCAATGGATTCATGATACTTTGCAAAAAGAGGACGATCGTGCGGCTTATGAAAAGCTTTCTAAAGATGCCGAACAGATCCAGCCAGGTGCTGAAGGCTTAATATTCCTGCCTTATCTTACTGGAGAAAGAGCGCCATTGTGGGATGCGCAGGCAAAAGCATCATTTATTGGTCTGACGCTACGCCATAATCACAATCATATGGTGCGAGCGGTGCTTGAAGGAACAATTCTTAATTTGTTTAGTGTTTACTCCCTCATTAAGAGTCAAGTAGGGGACAGGGAAGTGAAGATCTTTGCAACAGGAGGCTTTACGAATTCAACGCTTTGGAAACAGATCTTAGCAGATATTTTTCAAACGAAAGTAAGTATACCCGAACACACGGAGAGCTCTTGCTTAGGAGCGGTTTTGCTGGGCAGATTTGCAATCGGTGAGACGAAAACACTTGAAGAAGCGCCTGTTGAGACGAAGCAGTACGAAGAAATCACGCCTAATCCCGATCATGAGAACATTTACGAAGAGCTGTTTCAACTTTACCAATCTCTATCTGACACGATGCAAACGCAATATAAAGCACTTCACGAATTTCAAAATAAGCATAAAAAAGAGAGCGGGAAATAA
- a CDS encoding ABC transporter ATP-binding protein has protein sequence MEDVIKVRSLMKSYGTKKAVNNLSFSVKKGEIFGIIGPNGAGKTTTIEIMEGLRKKDSGEVSILGMNPEKDRKVLNHRIGVQFQATSIQKKMKVKEALKLFAAIYNKNNTSDEMLKLLGLEEKMDTYFDDLSGGQKQRLTLALATLHEPEIIFLDEPSMGLDPHARREMWNIIRSLRDSGTTIVVTTHYMEEAEKLCDRVAMIYNGELRALDEPSRLVEDISSHFISFRSPDFPVAQLHQMSGVINVEHDEELDAFKLYTEDLQSCSYFLFKIAHEENYHISDYKFERGSLDDLFVHYLKGGESA, from the coding sequence GTGGAGGATGTAATCAAAGTACGCTCACTTATGAAGTCATACGGAACGAAAAAAGCAGTTAACAATCTTTCTTTTTCTGTTAAAAAGGGTGAAATATTCGGCATTATCGGACCAAATGGGGCTGGAAAAACGACCACGATCGAGATCATGGAAGGTCTTCGGAAAAAGGATAGCGGTGAGGTCTCTATTTTAGGCATGAATCCGGAAAAAGATCGAAAGGTGTTGAACCACCGAATTGGTGTTCAGTTTCAAGCAACTTCCATACAAAAGAAGATGAAAGTTAAAGAAGCTCTAAAGTTGTTTGCGGCGATCTACAATAAGAACAATACGAGTGATGAGATGCTGAAACTGCTCGGTTTAGAGGAGAAGATGGATACATACTTTGATGACCTATCCGGTGGACAGAAACAGCGATTAACATTAGCGCTTGCTACTTTACATGAGCCCGAAATCATCTTTTTAGACGAGCCGAGTATGGGGCTCGATCCACATGCAAGGCGAGAGATGTGGAATATTATCCGCTCGTTGCGAGATAGTGGCACTACGATTGTTGTAACCACGCATTACATGGAAGAAGCGGAAAAGCTTTGTGACAGAGTTGCGATGATTTACAACGGTGAACTTCGTGCACTAGATGAACCGAGTCGATTGGTAGAAGATATCTCTTCTCACTTCATCAGCTTCCGAAGTCCAGATTTTCCTGTCGCTCAGCTTCATCAGATGTCTGGTGTTATTAATGTGGAACATGATGAAGAGCTAGATGCGTTCAAACTCTATACCGAGGATCTTCAATCTTGTTCTTATTTTTTATTTAAAATTGCACATGAAGAGAACTATCATATCTCCGATTACAAATTTGAAAGAGGAAGTCTTGATGACTTGTTCGTTCACTATCTAAAAGGAGGGGAATCCGCATGA
- the glyA gene encoding serine hydroxymethyltransferase, producing the protein MNHLKTADQEVYQSIMDELHRQRTKIELIASENFVSQAVMEAQGSVLTNKYAEGYPSKRYYGGCEHVDVVENLARDRAKQIFGAEHANVQPHSGAQANMAVYFTILEQGDTVLGMNLSHGGHLTHGSAVNFSGIQYNFVEYGVDAEKNVIDYEDVRQKALEHRPKLIVAGASAYPRAIDFAKFREIADEVEAYLMVDMAHIAGIVAAGLHQNPVPYADFVTTTTHKTLRGPRGGMILCKEEFAKKIDKSIFPGIQGGPLMHVIAAKAVSFGEVLTDEFKSYAEQIVKNAKRLAESLKNEGITIVSDGTDNHLILINVSELALTGKVAEKALDDIGITVNKNTIPFDKESPFVTSGIRIGTAAVTSRGFVEEDMDEIASIMASVLKNIEDEAVLKDAETRVEKLAGKYKLYE; encoded by the coding sequence TTGAACCATTTGAAAACAGCTGATCAAGAAGTCTACCAATCCATCATGGATGAATTGCACCGCCAGCGTACGAAAATTGAATTGATTGCTTCTGAAAATTTTGTAAGTCAAGCCGTAATGGAAGCACAAGGTTCTGTACTTACGAATAAATATGCAGAAGGCTACCCGTCCAAACGCTATTATGGCGGATGTGAACATGTGGATGTTGTTGAAAACTTAGCGAGAGACCGTGCCAAGCAAATCTTTGGTGCTGAACATGCTAACGTTCAACCTCACTCAGGTGCACAAGCAAACATGGCTGTATACTTTACGATTCTCGAGCAAGGCGACACCGTTCTTGGTATGAACCTTTCTCATGGCGGTCACTTAACACACGGAAGTGCCGTTAACTTTTCTGGCATTCAATATAACTTTGTGGAATATGGCGTAGATGCAGAGAAGAATGTTATCGATTACGAAGATGTTCGTCAAAAAGCACTAGAGCACCGTCCAAAGCTGATCGTAGCTGGAGCGAGCGCGTATCCGCGTGCGATTGATTTTGCAAAGTTCCGCGAGATCGCTGATGAAGTTGAAGCTTACCTAATGGTGGATATGGCCCACATCGCAGGAATTGTGGCAGCAGGCCTTCACCAAAATCCAGTTCCTTATGCAGATTTTGTAACAACGACTACCCATAAAACACTTCGCGGCCCTCGTGGCGGTATGATTCTTTGTAAAGAAGAATTCGCGAAAAAAATTGATAAATCAATCTTCCCAGGCATCCAAGGTGGTCCTTTGATGCACGTTATCGCAGCAAAAGCGGTATCGTTCGGTGAAGTATTAACAGACGAGTTCAAGAGCTACGCAGAACAGATCGTGAAGAACGCGAAGCGCTTGGCTGAGTCTTTGAAAAATGAAGGCATTACTATCGTTTCTGATGGTACAGACAATCACTTGATTCTGATCAATGTGAGCGAACTTGCCCTAACAGGAAAAGTGGCTGAAAAAGCATTAGATGATATCGGAATCACGGTTAATAAGAACACGATTCCGTTTGATAAAGAAAGTCCATTCGTAACGAGCGGTATTCGTATCGGAACAGCTGCGGTTACGTCTCGTGGTTTTGTTGAAGAAGATATGGACGAGATCGCTTCAATCATGGCGTCCGTGTTAAAAAACATCGAAGACGAAGCGGTGCTGAAAGATGCTGAGACACGCGTTGAGAAGCTAGCAGGAAAATATAAGTTGTACGAATAA
- a CDS encoding GNAT family N-acetyltransferase — protein MTSFRIRPVVLEDLDQLKGLMLRYIVDFYKGKSPEGHKLEDHINHLLSSDEAGTQFVAETEDGRLAGFATLYFSFSTTRLQKIAILNDLFVDAEFRGAGLGEKLFSHVLEYTKKEGYAYMSWQTAIDNTSAQALYKKMGGKNINSEWIHYEIEHN, from the coding sequence ATGACTAGTTTTAGAATTCGCCCTGTAGTTTTAGAAGATCTAGATCAGTTGAAGGGTTTGATGCTTCGTTACATTGTTGATTTTTATAAAGGAAAATCTCCTGAGGGACATAAGCTGGAGGATCATATCAATCATCTGCTTTCTTCAGATGAAGCAGGTACTCAATTTGTTGCTGAGACAGAAGATGGCAGATTAGCCGGATTCGCAACCCTTTACTTTTCGTTCAGCACGACGCGCTTGCAGAAGATTGCTATATTGAACGATTTATTTGTGGATGCAGAGTTTCGTGGTGCCGGTTTAGGCGAAAAGCTATTTTCGCATGTGCTGGAATATACGAAAAAGGAAGGCTACGCATACATGTCTTGGCAAACAGCGATCGATAACACCTCTGCACAAGCTCTTTACAAGAAGATGGGCGGAAAAAACATCAATTCAGAGTGGATTCATTATGAGATTGAACACAACTAG
- a CDS encoding ABC transporter permease: MTALWQLTVLETKMFFRDKLQVFWTFMFPVLMIWLFGSMFENQAPEGFSFASLYIPSWIGVNIVTTAFFTLGTVLTGYRETGVLRRYQSTPLAPWKILFAHTIQGTVIFCFSAVVLVVFGTLMFDLHAPVYLGSTLIALLLSILAFFPFALFLTSLAKNVGTAAAISSLFLNLMLFLSGATFPLEMMPDVLQYIAKILPLYYVIELLRATWNTSPLWENWTPVLVLSSIALVSIVLSSVFFKWSGKAE; encoded by the coding sequence ATGACAGCCCTATGGCAACTAACAGTACTTGAGACGAAGATGTTCTTTAGAGATAAGCTGCAGGTGTTCTGGACATTTATGTTCCCCGTACTTATGATTTGGTTGTTCGGTTCAATGTTTGAAAACCAAGCTCCTGAAGGGTTTTCCTTTGCGAGTCTCTATATTCCATCATGGATTGGAGTAAATATCGTTACAACCGCTTTTTTTACACTAGGAACGGTTCTTACGGGATATCGAGAAACAGGAGTTCTTCGCCGATATCAATCAACACCGCTCGCTCCTTGGAAGATACTCTTTGCTCATACGATTCAAGGAACGGTAATCTTTTGCTTCTCAGCGGTCGTTCTTGTGGTGTTCGGAACACTCATGTTTGACCTTCATGCACCAGTCTATTTAGGAAGTACGCTAATTGCTTTGTTGCTTAGCATCCTTGCCTTCTTTCCGTTCGCACTCTTCTTAACATCCTTAGCGAAAAACGTAGGAACAGCCGCAGCGATCAGCTCGCTTTTCCTAAACCTTATGTTGTTTTTATCAGGAGCCACATTTCCGTTAGAGATGATGCCTGACGTGCTGCAATATATTGCCAAGATTTTACCTCTTTATTATGTCATTGAACTGCTGCGTGCCACATGGAACACGTCACCTTTATGGGAGAACTGGACACCTGTTTTGGTGCTAAGCTCTATTGCTCTCGTTTCAATCGTGTTGTCATCCGTATTCTTTAAGTGGAGTGGAAAAGCGGAATAG